A segment of the Populus nigra chromosome 12, ddPopNigr1.1, whole genome shotgun sequence genome:
CAACACCGACAATAACCCCTCTCCTTCCTAGGTCATCCATGATTGCCTCTCTAGCAACCAACCAATGGCATAACTTTCATACACCTTTGAACACACAATCTATTTGCTCATCAAACCAACCACGATCAGATCATCCAAATCAATTATGGAGAGAGAGGATCAAGAAAcaataaagagagaaacaaatttgtaaaaaaataaggaaataaaGCCAAAAGTTTGTGTGTGGATTTCCTTTTTTGCAGGTAGGGGTTACACTCAACACCGCATAGGGAGGAATAGGAGGAGGAACTGCTCCAGATCcacccatttttttatttcacttataATGATGTGTTAACCCACACACTGGTAATGGTGGTGGCACATGGGACCCATATGTCGTCATTGTTCCTATACTTTCAGCGGTATCTATGCTTGATTCTAATAGTTATTGGACACGTTAAACACCTTGGAAGGATGATCCATAACCTCTAATCATTTTTTTGACAAATTCTTAAAATGTTAGTGAAATTTGGGATAAAGTGCTCATGTTGTGTATAATCTTTGGATTGTTTGGACAATATTGATTTggattaatatatgtttttcatttaagaTGATTTGGTAATTTTGTTGGAttgtgagtttatttttattgttatgattGCTCGTTGAACATTGAATGTTGGTTCATGGATTACACTTGagcttatattaatttgaatatatattaaatattgattAATGAATTATGCTTGGGTTTGTATTCATTCATTTGATATAGTACGTGATTTCAATGAAGTTCATGAAACTAACAAGAATTGAGTTGATTTTGGTACTGTTGGATTATTAAGTTGGTGAAAGATGAATAAATGAATTGTTTTAAGTTGATATCTTgattaaaacatattattatatatttccaAACTTGGTCTtagtctaatttaaaaaaaaaatttgaaagaccTTTATGCAATTAATTTTGGGTCTTTCGTACCATTTCTtaccatttttatatttaatatttgagattGTGACTCACATGTGAAGCATTtttccaatattaaataaactaattttctttaagaaaataaaaaactaaaaacaacaaaaatctttctatcaaaaatacatttaaatacttttaaattacaTATGGTCGAGCCTCTCAAATAAGAATcatatttgcataaaaaataatatattgcatgatttagcatttattgaaaacacaaaaaaaattagttttatatctttgcatgcatttttgaatttaatacaAGTTTATTAAATATCCATGAAAGCTTTCTctacatttcaaaaacataaaaaaaaaaatgttgattatttttataccaaagattataaatttacatgtaaaatgtatttctagtattaaaaaaaacaaatgcaaaaaatatGTTAAGAATGGTTAGACCTGATCTATAAAGCTATAGTCTACTTTACTGGTGCGGtccaattttaattaatagataAACTAAtggttggaaaataaaaatgtcatagtaatcagacaaataaacaatataatttatcttaaatagAATATATAATGAGTGATATTAACTTCCCTTTACATAACTAATCTTCTTaactaaattattaataaaatataaaaaaaatttattctttcaaCCCACCCACCTACGACTGAATATCCTAATCTTAGAAAACAATTGCCACTGTACCGCACATGTGCGacacagggaaaaaaaaaagggaagctTCAAGGTTTTTGGCATCAGCCTTGCATCATAGTGAAAACGTAACAACGCTTATgtaagcaatatatatatatatatatttggaaggAATTTTCCGTGAACCTTTCTCCATTGCCTCTTTCCTTCAATCTTCCTTTATTTTACCTCTCTCTTTCCTCATGTCTTTTtagtcaaagaaagaaaaaggcatgAAAGCCAatctttatcttctcttttgctcACTCACCACTAATATATGTGATCCAAATATCCCATTTCTGTAGTATATATAGtagttagaaaaaaaaccaagcaggAAAGAATCAAAAACTGGATATAATGGGCACTTGTTTGAGTGAAAAACTATCATCAAGCAGGGAAAAGGTGATAAAAGAACTTGTTCAAGGCCATGAATTTGCAACCCAACTTCAAATTCGCCTCCAGAAACCTTGTGGAAATTTTGATGGGCGTTTTTCTTCAGCGGGTGAGCTTGTAGGGAAGATCTTAAGATCTTTTTCTGAGACTCTTTCTGTCATTACTTCTAGTGAATGTGCAGGTGGTGAGATTTGTCAAAATCTAGCAAGTTCACTAGGAGACTCTGCGTGTTATGATGACCGGAGGTCTGAAGATTCCGGCGAGAGCAAGAAGAGGCCGGCTACCAAGGATAGGAGAGGTTGTTACAAGAGAAAGTAAGTTTAACCATATCCATCGTTATCATGTAAATGTTAGTTATACATCCAATTACTGCGCTTCTACCTTAATTAGTAAccatcataattaaataaagatattcATGATAATGACCTGCACTTCTGGTACCTTTAGAGGGGGGAATTgtgagattttctttttcttttggattgTGCTGAATTAATGTGAGATAATTGGTGATACATttgcatgatttatttattttttcaattttaatgaaAACTAATACAAACATCTTTGCTTGCTCCCAGAAAGATTTCCCAATCATGGACTACAGTCTGTCCTACGATTGAAGACAGTCATGCATGGAGAAAATATGGGCAGAAGGGGATCTTGAATGCTAAATACCCAAGGTAAAGAACCTCTCATTTCATTTGATGCTTCATTATTCCGATATATAATTATGGATCCATTAATTTTGAGTCTCGTTGCAATCTTGAAAAGTAGTGGAGTCCTCGaccattaattttcataaagCAATCAAAAGTGAAGATAGAAAAGGGAGCGCTAGTGGAGAAGGATTGGCTTTTGCTGCTATatatcactatatatatatagtttaagaAATTGCACATGTACTGTGAAGAAATTATTGTTGCGCTAATCCCACTTCGTTGATTGATTACAGGAGTTACTTTAGGTGTTCTCGCAAGAATGAACAAGGTTGCAAGGCAACAAAACAAGTCCAAAGAATGGAAGACAACCCAGACTTGTACCATACCACATACATTGGCAGCCATACATGCAGAAACATCCCTGAGGCTCCACAAATCATCACAGATTCTGATCCCTGGGAATCTTGCAATCTTACGAGTAGTGTCAGTTCTCATTCAAAGATTCCTAGATATGAAGAACAAGATCATCATCCCCTTGTGGGGTCGTCCTGTGAAGTAGAGCAAGAATCTAAGGAAGATCAGACACCAAGTGGTCTAGCAGACAATGTTTCGTCTTTAAATTCATTCATGTGGAAGGATCTCATACCATTTGAAGAACCAGTGGATGAGCCTACCATGATATTGAGGTCTGATTATGAGGCAGTGGATTCTATACACTTGTTCTCATGTACAGAGGTCACCTCTCAAAGTTTGGACATGGATTTTGTCGTCAAGTCTTTTGATTTTGACTGtgattttcattttgattagaGCAAGTTTTCTAGGCGgctacaataattaattaaatcctgTTTAAAATTAGTATTCATATAGAGTATAGACACCCCCACGTCAACAGAATATATTCTGCATGTGTATACATATTTatctattataattaattagtttctgCTGTTCGTGGTGAAGAAAGATTGTAATGGTCCCTAGCTAATTAAAGCATAAATTAATGGGAGAAACTTAGGTTATATATGTTTtgcatgatttttatattttgaatatttaagtTGGTTAACGCTTAATTCATTCTTAACTCCAtgaaaaagttataaatatatttgactacttcaatttttttacttaaattaaaaacaaaaggttaaaatttataacttttaattctaattactttactcattttaatttattctaagtgatttataagaatattttttaaaatataattactcaaagttttaataatattgtttgcaataatttaactatatatataaatgtattaGCAGGGACCCCATGGCAATGATCAGCTTCCTCTTTCACACTAGAAAAGTTGATGCTATTGGAGGATGGACTAATTAGAGAGGTAGACGttttgttgaaatatttaaCCAAAAGCTCGTCTCCATCTAGAATATTACCGACACTTTGCACGTGTATACgtgtgtgtctgtgtgtgtctgtctatatatataattctttaaaagcaaataaaaggGATAGTGATATTACTATGTATTTTTTACTGCTGCTCCATACTCATTCGCACTGAAATGATGATTTTGCCCCTATAAACATAACATAATTAACCTTAAgagtgagggtataatggtcttttttgttatttttttaattccgaAATTTCTCATGTACTCTTGGaggcaaaaattaaaatattaacaagTAGAGCTCTTATGACTTTTTCACTTTAGTTCCACAATACAATTATCACACTGCCTTTACATCAGAATTGTCTTTATCTTGGATCAAAacccttttttatcttttcattttagtattttttttttagttcttgagATTGGTTAGGATAGTTTAGtgtttgtgtataaataaattattttttaattttaaaagggtGGTTGTACATGTGACTGATCTTGATATGGTTTTTGGACGATGCTTATAACATTATTTAGTGGCCAAACTCCAACTCCAACTACGACATTTTAATCCTTAcgatgttgtttttattattggataGCGTGTGTGTTGAAAATATGATGGGTTTTTCACTTGTggtagtttctttttttttttccttcttccttaTCTCCTCCTTGGTTCTAGAGCCAACCCGTGTATATTTTCAAAGcagccttttaatttatttttgttttagatgtggtcttttttttttattgttatttattttattttatattatacatggaattgaagttttctttcaaattaatcctcctttagtttttttggcTTTCAGAtttgtcctcattcttttgattttgattttttatttatctttaattattctcttaaataaattatttttttatttgcattcctcaatattttatatcattctctTAATTGGATAATAGTTTCAATTatatccctcaatattttatatcattcttttaattgaaatattttttcaattccatgccTCAATATTTTACTTCATTTTATGTCAgatttcatccttatttttttatttatatttgttttatttgtaatccttttttattgaaaatttatttttctattttattccttaaaattttattgatcggaatttttttattaacctttGGAATCATGGGTTTGAAGATTTGACCGGGttggctttgatttttttatgaatatcttttttttaaacaattaatttttgtttgtacACTTTTTCTATAGATTTATCTCATTCTCATGTACGAGATTATAAGTTTCATGTATTAACTCATCTTTGCTcgagaaaatgatttttatataatttatttgttataattgttacttatttttttaatcaaattaatcaagatgCTGGTTATCAAATTTGTCtcagtttttaaaaaacacagccATCTTttaaggggttttttttgtttttcaggttGAAAAAAGTTAGGTACGGCCATGGAAGCTAGGGTGCCGCTACATACAAAAATAGTAGAAAACAAAAGAGGTGCCGGAGCGTGAACGGAACAGAACTATAATTGGTCgacaaattaaaatcaaagtcCAAACGTATTTTAAAAGGTAAAGTGGGAACTGATGGAAAACTCACGAAAAGTAGAACTAGTAAATGGAAATCGAATCTTCCACGGATTAATTAAgggctaattaattttattttcgacCCCTTTAATTCTAGTTTATCAATTTCTGCCCACAACATTAATATTCGTCACCTAACTCCATAATTAAGTCATTAattatcaacatatatatatatatatatatatatatatatataatttagcaTGCATGCCAACTCAAAGTTTTTCTATCCTACTGGATTTGTATTTCGCATTGCGTCTCAAaaactttgaaatttatttttattatttcaaattaatatttttttggcaacACAAGATCTTCTAGACGCCTAACATCTAAATTATCGCAAAACAAACTTATCACTCTGTGAACAAAAACCCATTATCCTATGAAACACTCTAGATACTATAACTCATTTTACTTTTTGAATTAGCCGaagaaaactagttttttttaaaaaaaaaaaaaaaaaaaaaaaagaggaaaattgCTATAGCTCTTCCCTTCAAATTTCGAGCCACCAAGCCAATCCAGGTTTTCTTTCATCACTCCCACTCTCAATTAGCCATATTTCATGCATAAAATACTGGGTTTTCGTTTTCACACACTACCTATTTTGAATCTCATATAGAAATGACACAATCCTCTCCCACCCCGTATAAGTATCAGAAAAAATACAACTTAATTTCACTactcttttgaaaaaattatatatatatatatatatatatatatatatataaatctaatccaaataacttaatttcactgctctcttgaaaaaattatataaaaaactatctaatccaaattcaattatatttcatgttaaatttacCATGGATGCATTGtcattgttgtttttctttggttttttcctATCCTTTCTCTTTGTTCAACATTTATCccaatttatatttagatataCCAATATCTTTAAATCTATGACATTACGCATCTAGGGTTGTAATAAAATGCttgctaatattttaaaaaaatatataatcttatttcaaaatgaattaaaaaattgaatgatatttaatggaataatatcttcaatatatttttaaattactttattttaacaaaaattaattaaattttaaaaaataaaaaaaaactttataaaaaaaatccatgtgtTTGGGTCTAGATGGGCTGACTAAtggctcaaataaaaaaaggccaAAAGTTCATGGGTCTGTAAGGCTAAACTAGAGCATTTAATcctcttttactttttattaaattaagtgGAAGATGcattatttatctaatttttattttaataatgatgTCATGTCACATTTAATGGCAAACCATAAGTTATTTAAAGGTTGAATTTTGACC
Coding sequences within it:
- the LOC133669580 gene encoding WRKY DNA-binding transcription factor 70-like, producing the protein MGTCLSEKLSSSREKVIKELVQGHEFATQLQIRLQKPCGNFDGRFSSAGELVGKILRSFSETLSVITSSECAGGEICQNLASSLGDSACYDDRRSEDSGESKKRPATKDRRGCYKRKKISQSWTTVCPTIEDSHAWRKYGQKGILNAKYPRSYFRCSRKNEQGCKATKQVQRMEDNPDLYHTTYIGSHTCRNIPEAPQIITDSDPWESCNLTSSVSSHSKIPRYEEQDHHPLVGSSCEVEQESKEDQTPSGLADNVSSLNSFMWKDLIPFEEPVDEPTMILRSDYEAVDSIHLFSCTEVTSQSLDMDFVVKSFDFDCDFHFD